The Mycolicibacterium mageritense genome contains a region encoding:
- a CDS encoding esterase family protein: protein MKFVGKMRGAAAGLSRRLTVGVAVAALLPGLVGVVGGSATAGAFSRPGLPVEYLDVPSAGMGRDIRVEFQSGGPQAPALYLLDGMRAREDNSGWDIELPTFEWFLNSGISVVMPVGGQSSFYADWYKPACGSKDGGCKTYKWETFLTSELPNWLAANRDVKPTGSAVVGLSMAGSSALMLSARHPDQFIYAGSLSGTLNPSEGWWPMLINVSMGDAGGYKADDMWGKTGDPGNAWKANDPTENVATIANNGTRIWIYCGNGKPGELGGTDIPAKFLEGFVCRTNSTFQEKYIAAGGKNGVFNFPQSGTHAWAYWGQQLQAMKPDLQRVLGATPTA, encoded by the coding sequence ATGAAGTTCGTTGGGAAGATGCGCGGCGCAGCGGCAGGTCTGTCGCGCCGGCTGACGGTTGGGGTCGCGGTCGCGGCTCTGCTGCCTGGCCTGGTGGGCGTCGTAGGCGGCTCGGCGACCGCTGGGGCTTTCTCTCGGCCGGGCCTGCCGGTGGAGTATCTCGACGTTCCGTCGGCAGGGATGGGACGTGACATTCGGGTGGAGTTCCAGAGCGGTGGCCCCCAGGCGCCCGCGCTGTATCTGCTCGACGGCATGCGCGCCCGTGAGGACAACAGCGGGTGGGACATCGAACTGCCGACGTTCGAGTGGTTCCTGAACTCGGGCATCTCGGTCGTGATGCCCGTCGGTGGCCAGTCCAGCTTCTACGCCGACTGGTACAAGCCGGCTTGCGGCAGCAAAGACGGCGGCTGCAAGACCTACAAGTGGGAGACCTTCCTGACGAGCGAGCTCCCGAACTGGCTGGCGGCCAACCGCGACGTCAAGCCGACCGGCAGCGCCGTGGTGGGTCTGTCGATGGCGGGTTCGTCCGCGCTGATGCTGTCGGCGCGTCACCCGGACCAGTTCATCTACGCCGGATCGCTGTCGGGCACGCTCAACCCGTCCGAGGGTTGGTGGCCCATGCTGATCAACGTTTCGATGGGTGACGCCGGCGGCTACAAGGCCGACGACATGTGGGGCAAGACGGGCGACCCGGGCAACGCGTGGAAGGCCAACGACCCGACGGAGAACGTCGCCACGATCGCCAACAACGGCACCCGCATCTGGATCTACTGCGGTAACGGCAAGCCCGGCGAGCTGGGTGGCACCGACATCCCCGCGAAGTTCCTCGAGGGCTTCGTGTGCCGCACGAACTCCACGTTCCAGGAGAAGTACATCGCGGCCGGTGGCAAGAACGGCGTGTTCAACTTCCCGCAGAGCGGTACGCACGCCTGGGCCTACTGGGGCCAGCAGCTGCAGGCCATGAAGCCTGACCTGCAGCGCGTGCTGGGTGCTACCCCGACCGCCTGA
- the culp6 gene encoding carboxylesterase Culp6, whose product MAKNARRKRHRILALIAAGAMTLVVVLVVAIVVIIMRRPETPSAPPSAQPPAGQPGGVPSTGKPRPEFQSADCPDVQLLSIPGTWESSVRQDPFNPTEFPLALLLNVTNPLRAQFDNSRLEIYTVPYTAQFHNPFAADKQMSYNDSRAEGKRAAVQALTDMNNRCPLTSYVIVGFSQGAVIGGDIASDIGNGRGPVDQDLVLGVTLIADGRRQDGVGQNLPSNPPGQGAEITLHEVPMLSALGLSMTGPRAGGFGALNDRTNQICGLGDLICSAPQEAFSITNLPQTLDTLLGSTAGPVHALYNTPQFWSLNGQTATQWTLAWAQNLIENAPHPKHG is encoded by the coding sequence ATGGCAAAGAACGCTCGCCGTAAGCGGCACCGCATCCTGGCCCTGATCGCAGCTGGGGCCATGACGCTTGTCGTGGTGCTGGTCGTGGCCATCGTGGTGATCATCATGCGGCGTCCTGAGACGCCGTCGGCGCCGCCGTCCGCTCAGCCACCGGCCGGGCAGCCGGGCGGCGTGCCGTCGACGGGCAAGCCGCGGCCCGAGTTCCAGTCCGCCGACTGTCCCGACGTGCAGCTGCTCTCGATCCCCGGTACCTGGGAGTCCTCGGTGCGCCAGGATCCCTTCAACCCGACGGAGTTCCCGCTCGCCCTGCTGCTCAATGTGACCAACCCGCTGCGCGCGCAGTTCGACAACTCCCGGCTCGAGATCTACACCGTCCCCTACACCGCGCAGTTCCACAATCCGTTCGCCGCCGACAAGCAGATGTCGTACAACGACAGCCGCGCGGAAGGGAAACGTGCTGCGGTGCAGGCGTTGACGGACATGAACAACCGGTGCCCGCTGACCAGTTACGTGATCGTCGGGTTCTCGCAGGGCGCGGTGATCGGCGGGGACATCGCAAGCGACATCGGCAACGGCCGCGGGCCGGTGGACCAGGATCTGGTTCTCGGCGTCACGCTGATCGCCGACGGCCGCCGCCAGGACGGCGTGGGGCAGAACCTGCCGTCGAACCCGCCGGGGCAGGGCGCCGAGATCACGTTGCACGAGGTGCCGATGCTCTCGGCACTCGGGCTTTCCATGACGGGCCCCCGGGCCGGCGGCTTCGGCGCGCTCAACGACCGCACCAACCAGATCTGCGGCCTGGGCGACCTGATCTGTTCGGCGCCGCAGGAGGCGTTCTCGATCACCAACCTGCCGCAGACCCTGGACACCCTGCTCGGCAGTACGGCGGGCCCGGTGCACGCGCTGTACAACACGCCGCAGTTCTGGTCGCTCAACGGGCAGACGGCCACGCAGTGGACGCTGGCCTGGGCGCAGAACCTCATCGAGAACGCGCCGCATCCGAAACACGGATAA
- a CDS encoding decaprenyl-phosphate phosphoribosyltransferase produces MSEDVRTEPGPPSNLAVGLVKALRPRQWVKNLLVLVAPLAALGGGVEYDLSDLSYKVGIAFVVFSLAASSIYLINDARDVEADRAHPTKRFRPIAAGVVPESLAYVLAVVLAATSLTVSWLLTPNLALVIAVYLAIQLAYCFGLKHQAVLDICIVSSAYLIRAIAGGAAASIPLSQWFLLMMAFGSLFMVAGKRYAELQLAERTGAKIRKSLESYTSSYLRFVWTLAATAVVVCYGLWAFERDRAGGTSWFAVSMIPFTIAILRYAVDVDGGIAGEPEEIALRDRVLQLLAVAWIGTIGAAIAFS; encoded by the coding sequence GTGAGGACGTGCGAACGGAGCCGGGCCCGCCCAGCAATCTGGCCGTCGGGCTCGTCAAGGCACTGCGTCCGCGGCAATGGGTGAAGAACCTCCTGGTGCTGGTGGCGCCGCTGGCCGCGCTCGGCGGTGGCGTCGAGTACGACCTGAGCGATCTCAGCTACAAGGTCGGCATCGCCTTCGTGGTGTTCTCCCTGGCGGCCTCGTCCATCTATCTGATCAACGATGCGCGCGACGTCGAGGCCGACCGGGCCCACCCGACCAAACGCTTCCGGCCGATCGCGGCAGGCGTGGTGCCGGAATCGCTGGCCTACGTGCTGGCAGTGGTGCTCGCCGCGACGTCGCTGACCGTGTCGTGGCTTCTGACACCGAACCTCGCCCTGGTGATCGCCGTGTATCTGGCCATCCAGCTGGCCTACTGCTTCGGGCTCAAACATCAAGCGGTGCTTGACATCTGCATCGTTTCCTCGGCTTATCTGATCCGGGCGATCGCGGGTGGTGCGGCCGCCTCGATCCCGCTGTCCCAGTGGTTCCTGCTGATGATGGCGTTCGGTTCGCTGTTCATGGTGGCCGGCAAGCGGTACGCCGAACTGCAGCTGGCCGAGCGCACGGGCGCCAAGATCCGGAAATCGCTGGAGAGCTACACCAGCAGCTATCTCCGTTTCGTGTGGACGCTCGCGGCGACTGCGGTGGTGGTCTGCTACGGACTGTGGGCTTTCGAGCGGGACCGGGCCGGCGGCACGTCGTGGTTCGCCGTGTCGATGATTCCGTTCACCATCGCGATCCTGCGGTACGCGGTGGACGTCGACGGCGGTATCGCCGGTGAGCCGGAGGAGATCGCGCTCCGGGACCGGGTACTGCAGCTGCTTGCGGTGGCGTGGATCGGAACCATCGGTGCGGCCATCGCTTTCAGTTGA
- a CDS encoding DUF732 domain-containing protein, with product MQHWVPPAGVAIVAFAALSVTGCGAGEDMMAPLAMSTSQINDTDAQSGELSDYPDQPVITEQQRGYLDALKAAGVTPSSDLHALSIGSYVCQARAARQNDQAVWDFVLPLVRSDVRAAHSSEDIPLTGEVNEVTSDYIRIATERLC from the coding sequence GTGCAGCACTGGGTACCGCCGGCCGGAGTGGCCATCGTGGCGTTTGCTGCATTGTCGGTTACCGGGTGCGGTGCCGGCGAAGACATGATGGCGCCACTGGCCATGTCCACCTCGCAGATCAACGACACCGACGCGCAGTCCGGTGAGCTGTCCGACTACCCGGACCAGCCCGTGATCACCGAACAGCAGCGCGGTTATCTCGACGCGCTCAAGGCCGCGGGCGTGACGCCGTCGAGCGATCTGCACGCGCTGTCGATCGGTTCTTACGTCTGCCAGGCGCGCGCCGCGAGGCAGAATGACCAGGCAGTGTGGGATTTCGTGTTGCCGCTCGTACGCAGCGACGTACGGGCCGCGCATTCCAGCGAGGACATCCCGTTGACCGGCGAGGTCAACGAGGTCACCTCGGATTACATCCGCATCGCCACCGAGCGGCTCTGCTAG
- the zomB gene encoding flagellar motor control protein ZomB: MKRRAQAGAIRVLPGAPAFPYHVSVRISLWISVVVVAGLFGWGAWQRRWIADDGLIVLRTVRNLLAGNGPVFNAGERVEANTSTLWTYLVTLGAWIGGPIRLEYVVLTLALALSVLGVVLAVLGTGRLYAPSLQGRRALLLPAGALVYIAVPPARDFATSGLENGLVLAYLGLLWWMLVCWSQSLRAYRAPHPAPGMPVAQPPRNIPGTGFEAALAAVAGLSVLVRPELALIGGGALIMMLVAAHGWRRRVLIIVAGGLLPVAYQIFRMGYYALLVPGTAVAKDASGSKWSQGFIYLANFNKPYLLWVPALLLIALGVVLLATRTRPWWVRRQIPRGYGWLARTVQSPPAVVIFMLVSGLLQAVYWVRQGGDFMHGRVLLTPLFCLLLPVAVIPVVLPDGTKFTRETGYLLAAATSVLWAAIVGWSIWAANSPGMGADATRVTYSGIVDERRFYAQATGHAHPLTAADYLDYPRMRAVLTAIENTPDGALLLPSGNYDQWDVVPAMPLPPDATPEARAAYEPPHTVFFTNMGMLGMNVGLDVRVIDQIGLANPLAAHTQRLTDGRIGHDKNLFPDWAVAEGPFIKTHPYVPPYLDEDWIAQAEVALQCPATDAVLNSVRGELTPRRFISNLFHAYEFTKYRIDRVPMYELNRCGLQPPPPKSPPYTGLPATGP; the protein is encoded by the coding sequence GTGAAGCGGCGGGCGCAGGCCGGCGCCATCCGCGTGCTGCCGGGCGCGCCCGCGTTCCCCTATCACGTTTCGGTGCGCATCAGCCTGTGGATCAGCGTGGTGGTGGTCGCGGGCCTGTTCGGCTGGGGCGCCTGGCAGCGCCGCTGGATCGCCGACGACGGGCTGATCGTGCTGCGTACGGTTCGGAACCTGTTGGCGGGCAACGGGCCCGTGTTCAACGCCGGCGAGCGGGTCGAGGCCAACACCTCGACGCTGTGGACCTACCTGGTGACGCTCGGGGCGTGGATCGGCGGTCCGATCCGGCTCGAGTACGTCGTGCTCACGCTGGCTCTCGCGCTCAGTGTGCTCGGCGTCGTGCTGGCCGTGCTCGGGACCGGGCGCCTGTACGCGCCGAGCCTGCAGGGCAGGCGTGCGTTGTTGTTGCCCGCGGGTGCGCTGGTCTACATCGCGGTGCCGCCGGCCCGTGACTTCGCCACCTCGGGACTCGAAAACGGTTTGGTGCTGGCCTATCTCGGCCTGCTGTGGTGGATGCTGGTGTGTTGGTCGCAGTCGCTGCGCGCGTACCGGGCCCCGCACCCGGCGCCCGGTATGCCCGTCGCGCAGCCTCCGCGGAACATCCCGGGCACGGGCTTCGAGGCCGCGCTGGCCGCGGTGGCGGGCCTGAGCGTGCTGGTGCGTCCCGAGCTCGCGCTGATCGGCGGCGGCGCGCTGATCATGATGCTGGTCGCGGCGCACGGCTGGCGCCGCAGGGTGCTCATCATCGTCGCGGGCGGTTTGCTGCCCGTCGCGTACCAGATCTTCCGGATGGGGTACTACGCGCTGCTCGTCCCGGGTACCGCGGTGGCCAAGGACGCGTCGGGATCCAAGTGGTCCCAGGGCTTCATCTATCTGGCCAACTTCAACAAGCCCTACCTGCTGTGGGTGCCCGCGCTGTTGCTGATCGCGCTCGGTGTGGTGTTGCTGGCCACACGGACCAGGCCGTGGTGGGTGCGGCGCCAGATTCCCCGCGGATACGGCTGGCTGGCCCGCACCGTGCAGAGCCCGCCCGCCGTGGTCATCTTCATGCTCGTGAGCGGCCTGCTGCAGGCGGTGTACTGGGTCCGCCAGGGCGGCGACTTCATGCACGGCCGCGTTTTGCTGACCCCGTTGTTCTGCCTTTTGCTGCCGGTTGCCGTGATCCCGGTGGTGCTGCCCGACGGAACCAAGTTCACACGCGAGACCGGCTATCTGCTGGCGGCGGCCACCAGCGTGTTGTGGGCCGCGATCGTGGGTTGGTCTATATGGGCGGCGAATTCGCCCGGCATGGGTGCCGACGCGACCCGGGTGACCTACTCGGGCATCGTCGACGAGCGGCGCTTCTACGCGCAGGCCACGGGCCATGCGCACCCGCTGACCGCCGCAGACTATCTCGACTACCCGCGCATGCGGGCCGTCCTCACGGCCATCGAGAACACTCCCGACGGCGCGCTGCTGCTGCCGTCCGGCAACTACGACCAGTGGGACGTCGTACCTGCCATGCCGCTGCCGCCGGACGCGACGCCCGAGGCCAGGGCGGCGTATGAGCCGCCGCACACGGTGTTCTTCACCAACATGGGCATGCTCGGGATGAACGTCGGGCTCGACGTGCGGGTCATCGACCAGATCGGGCTGGCAAATCCGTTGGCGGCGCACACCCAGCGGCTGACCGACGGCCGCATCGGCCACGACAAGAACCTGTTCCCGGACTGGGCGGTGGCCGAAGGCCCGTTCATCAAGACACATCCTTATGTCCCGCCCTATCTCGACGAGGACTGGATCGCCCAAGCCGAGGTGGCGCTGCAGTGTCCGGCGACCGACGCGGTGCTGAATTCTGTGCGCGGCGAGCTGACCCCGCGGCGGTTCATCTCGAATCTGTTCCACGCATACGAGTTCACGAAGTACCGCATCGACCGCGTGCCCATGTACGAGTTGAACCGGTGCGGGCTGCAGCCTCCGCCGCCCAAGTCACCGCCGTACACGGGGCTGCCCGCGACAGGTCCGTAA
- a CDS encoding alpha/beta hydrolase-fold protein, with product MRRALSLMRAVVLSVVLAAGLWTVATTADAPAKADGVEYLMVPSAAMGRDIPVAFQGGGPHAVFLLDAFNAAPDVSNWVNAGHAMTTLAGRGISVAAPAGGAWSLYTNWEQDGSKQWETFLSSELPDWLAANKGLAPGGHGVVGASQGGTAALTLAAFHPDRFRFAGSLSGFLTPSATTLNGAITAGLAQFGGVDSYGMWGAPQLGRWKWHDPDVHVQLLSDANTRLWVFSPATLTCSDPAAMIGVCDQATGSNRSFYSHYRGVGGRNGHFDFPNSGQHDWGTWAPQLAVMSGELVATIK from the coding sequence ATGAGGCGTGCGTTGAGTCTGATGCGAGCGGTTGTGCTGTCGGTGGTGTTGGCCGCCGGACTGTGGACAGTCGCCACGACGGCGGATGCACCGGCAAAGGCCGACGGCGTCGAATACCTCATGGTCCCGTCCGCTGCGATGGGCCGCGACATCCCGGTCGCCTTCCAGGGCGGCGGGCCGCACGCGGTGTTCCTGCTCGACGCGTTCAACGCCGCACCGGACGTCAGCAACTGGGTCAACGCAGGCCACGCGATGACGACGCTGGCCGGCCGGGGGATCTCGGTGGCCGCGCCCGCGGGCGGCGCCTGGAGCCTCTACACCAACTGGGAGCAGGACGGCAGCAAGCAGTGGGAGACGTTCCTGTCGTCGGAGCTGCCCGATTGGCTTGCCGCCAACAAGGGCCTGGCGCCCGGCGGCCACGGTGTCGTGGGTGCTTCGCAGGGCGGCACCGCCGCGCTGACCCTCGCGGCCTTCCATCCCGACCGCTTCCGCTTCGCGGGATCGCTGTCGGGTTTCCTGACCCCGTCGGCGACGACGCTCAACGGCGCCATTACCGCGGGGCTGGCGCAGTTCGGCGGCGTGGACAGCTACGGCATGTGGGGTGCACCGCAGCTCGGCCGGTGGAAGTGGCACGACCCCGACGTGCACGTGCAGCTGCTTTCGGACGCCAACACCCGGCTCTGGGTGTTCAGCCCGGCGACTCTGACCTGCAGTGATCCCGCGGCGATGATCGGCGTGTGCGACCAGGCCACGGGCAGCAACCGGTCCTTCTACTCGCACTACCGCGGGGTCGGCGGGCGCAACGGACACTTCGACTTCCCGAATTCGGGCCAGCACGACTGGGGCACCTGGGCGCCTCAGCTGGCGGTGATGTCGGGCGAGTTGGTCGCGACCATCAAGTAG